A section of the Cydia splendana chromosome 1, ilCydSple1.2, whole genome shotgun sequence genome encodes:
- the LOC134790966 gene encoding adenosine 3'-phospho 5'-phosphosulfate transporter 1 produces the protein MGSKIMIGFLGLSTVVVTFLATRLYRDLLISYEQSSPAHEYSWFFHLLLNMAGYSTILLPGFVIYKYIQKTNYFDKLSSPGCLSRSLFAIFGDPGERLPTTDAPKIEDSPRREAAELALCFSGLMTAYLVWGLLQEKIMTQTYTMSDGSTVKFNDSQLLVFINRLLAFCIAVGRLLWTRTPLFPVPLYQFSYCSLSNIVSAWCQYEALKYVSFPMQVLSKSCKVIPVMLMGKAVSGNKYELYEYVTAAMISLGMVLFMLASKDEYAAGTFSLASGVTLLALYMCCDSFTSSWQARLFARTRAAPLHMVGGVNLFSALLTAAALLQQTPATAANPRWSLLQHPQFATDVVLLSVSSALGQLLIYRTIARFGAVVFTIIMTLRQAVSILLSCLVYGHRLSFAGVLGVCVVFTAIFLRVYCRQRLRRRRGAST, from the exons ATGGGTTCTAAAATCATGATTGG GTTTTTGGGGCTGTCAACAGTGGTTGTGACTTTCCTAGCAACTCGCCTGTACAGAGACCTGCTTATAAGCTATGAGCAGAGCTCTCCTGCTCATGAATATTCTTG GTTCTTTCACTTGTTACTAAACATGGCTGGGTACTCCACAATACTGCTGCCAGGTTTCGTCATCTACAAGTACATACAGAAAACCAACTACTTCGACAAACTGA GCTCACCAGGCTGTTTGTCACGCAGCCTGTTCGCCATATTTGGAGACCCTGGCGAACGCTTGCCCACCACAGATGCACCAAAAATAGAAGACAGTCCGCGGCGTGAGGCGGCCGAGCTGGCGCTCTGCTTCAGCGGGCTCATGACGGCTTACCTTGTGTGGGGGCTGTTGCAGGAGAAAATAATGACACAG ACCTACACGATGTCAGACGGCTCGACAGTGAAATTTAACGACTCCCAGCTGCTAGTGTTTATCAACCGGCTCCTCGCGTTCTGTATCGCAGTGGGCCGTCTACTCTGGACTAGGACTCCCCTGTTCCCAGTGCCGTTGTACCAGTTCTCGTACTGTTCGCTCAGCAACATAGTCAGCGCGTGGTGTCAGTATGAAGCGCTCAAATATGTCAGCTTTCCTATGCAG GTGCTATCCAAATCGTGTAAAGTGATCCCGGTGATGCTAATGGGCAAGGCCGTGTCGGGCAACAAGTACGAGCTGTACGAATACGTGACGGCCGCCATGATCTCGTTGGGCATGGTGTTGTTCATGCTTGCCAGCAAGGATGAATATGCAG CGGGCACATTCTCCCTCGCATCGGGGGTAACCCTCCTCGCGCTGTACATGTGCTGCGACAGCTTCACGTCGTCGTGGCAGGCGCGGCTGTTCGCGCGCacccgcgccgcgccgctgcACATGGTGGGCGGCGTCAACCTGTTCTCCGCGCTGCTCACCGCCGCCGCGCTGCTGCAGCAGACGCCCGCCACCGCCGCCAACCCGCGCTGGTCGCTGCTGCAG CACCCGCAGTTCGCGACCGACGTGGTCCTGCTGTCGGTGAGCTCGGCGCTGGGGCAGCTGCTCATCTATCGCACCATCGCGCGCTTCGGCGCCGTCGTCTTCACCATCATCATGACACTGCGGCAG GCGGTGTCCATCCTCCTGTCGTGCCTCGTGTACGGGCACCGGCTGTCGTTCGCGGGCGTGCTGGGCGTGTGCGTGGTGTTCACGGCGATATTCCTGCGCGTGTACTGCCGCCAGCgcctgcgccgccgccgcggcgcCAGCACCTAG